In Rana temporaria chromosome 3, aRanTem1.1, whole genome shotgun sequence, a single window of DNA contains:
- the LOC120933413 gene encoding gastrula zinc finger protein XlCGF8.2DB-like: MFHTGLHQHMMMSHTEDKTYSCPECERVFAYKSQLAIHQRTHTGEKPFSCSECDRGFSSKTLLIRHEAGHIGLKPFSCFECDKSFVYKEHLICHLRTHTGEKPFRCSECDKCFSQKINLIRHQRVHTGEKPYPCSECEMSFKAKSNLMRHQKTHTGEKPYLCLECDKFFRSKQELLDHERIHTGLRPFSCSECGKSFTTNSALTKHCMTHTGEKPFRCLECDKSFTTNSALTKHCMIHTREKLFICPQCNEGFSHRANLINQLVQAGENSYLCSKCHRYFVTEVKLISHQKFHTGEEPYLYYGYEK; encoded by the coding sequence ATGTTCCACACTGGTCTTCATCAACACATGATGATGAGTCACACAGAAGACAAGACATATTCATGCCCTGAGTGTGAAAGAGTTTTTGCTTATAAGTCACAGCTTGCAATTCACCAGAggactcacacaggagagaagccattttcATGCTCTGAATGTGACAGAGGATTTTCTAGTAAAACATTGCTCATTAGACACGAGGCAGGTCACATAGGACTGAAACCATTTTCATGCTTTGAGTGTGACAAGTCTTTTGTATATAAAGAACACCTCATTTGTCATCTAagaactcacacaggtgagaagccattCAGATGTTCAGAATGTGACAAGTGCTTCTCGCAAAAGATAAATCTTATTCGACACCAAAGAgtccacacgggggagaagccttatcCATGTTCCGAATGTGAAATGAGTTTTAAAGCCAAATCAAATCTGATGAGACACCAAAAGACTCATACAGGTGAGAAACCATACCTGTGTCTTGAGTGTGACAAATTTTTTAGAAGCAAGCAAGAACTTTTAGACCACGAGAGGATTCACACGGGACTAAGACCATTTTcatgttctgaatgtggcaagtCTTTTACAACAAATTCTGCACTCACAAAACATTGTATGACTCATACAGGGGAAAAGCCATTTAGATGTTTAGAATGTGACAAGTCCTTTACCACAAACTCTGCACTCACGAAACATTGTATGATTCATACAAGAGAGAAGCTTTTTATTTGTCCACAATGTAACGAGGGCTTCTCGCACAGAGCAAATCTAATAAATCAGTTGGTTCAAGCAGGAGAAAATTCATATTTGTGCTCCAAATGCCATAGATATTTTGTTACCGAAGTAAAGCTGATCTCTCACCAGAAGTTTCATACTGGAGAAGAGCCATATTTGTATTATGGCTATGAGAAGTGA